The following proteins are encoded in a genomic region of Halalkalicoccus subterraneus:
- a CDS encoding DUF488 domain-containing protein, which translates to MARERVSETYHAALVHGFADVGDATRIGVVRQPTAGLSGSVDENRPELGPPEELMEGFERRHEDLKMRGMCDEGAHNAAWDEVGFEERYRNHLGRDAAEEVLSELVDRIAAGERLVLVCYGKSTKRCHRHLLVEVIESRLDSDT; encoded by the coding sequence ATGGCCCGTGAGAGGGTGTCCGAAACCTATCACGCCGCACTCGTCCACGGTTTCGCCGACGTGGGAGACGCGACCCGAATCGGGGTCGTCCGTCAGCCAACGGCAGGGTTATCCGGGTCGGTCGACGAGAACCGCCCCGAGCTCGGCCCGCCGGAGGAATTGATGGAGGGGTTCGAGCGTCGGCACGAGGACCTGAAGATGCGCGGGATGTGCGACGAGGGTGCACACAACGCCGCGTGGGACGAAGTGGGGTTCGAGGAGCGCTATCGGAACCATCTCGGACGCGACGCCGCCGAGGAGGTGCTTTCGGAACTCGTCGACCGAATCGCGGCGGGCGAGCGACTCGTCCTCGTCTGCTACGGGAAGTCGACCAAACGCTGTCACCGCCACCTGCTCGTCGAGGTGATCGAAAGCCGACTCGATTCCGATACGTGA
- a CDS encoding winged helix-turn-helix transcriptional regulator, with protein sequence MATEEIPSKLAALAEKMASEYRDSEYEIALALAAAEGPLTTEELAEETGYTERTVKKRVGTLEEELGGEPLLQRDEEDRPVLHPALAEAVRAQASA encoded by the coding sequence ATGGCAACCGAGGAAATCCCGTCGAAGTTGGCCGCGCTCGCGGAGAAGATGGCGTCCGAGTACCGTGACTCGGAGTACGAGATCGCCCTCGCGCTCGCGGCCGCCGAGGGACCGCTGACGACGGAAGAGCTCGCCGAGGAGACGGGCTACACCGAACGGACGGTCAAAAAGCGGGTCGGAACTCTGGAGGAGGAACTCGGTGGGGAACCGCTACTCCAGCGCGACGAGGAGGATCGGCCGGTCTTACATCCGGCGCTGGCCGAAGCCGTTCGGGCGCAGGCATCGGCCTGA
- the crcB gene encoding fluoride efflux transporter CrcB — protein MIEAVLVGVGGAIGAVLRYLVGLAVGPVSGRFPAETLVVNVVGSFVLGWVTFGPVDGNLSLFVGVGACGAFTTFSSFSVDTVRLVENESAALAAIYAGVNVALSVGAVLAAALVATV, from the coding sequence ATGATCGAGGCCGTGTTGGTCGGCGTTGGCGGGGCGATCGGTGCGGTACTGCGCTATCTCGTCGGGCTCGCAGTCGGCCCCGTATCGGGGCGATTTCCGGCCGAGACGCTCGTCGTGAACGTCGTCGGGAGCTTCGTCCTCGGTTGGGTGACGTTCGGCCCGGTCGACGGGAACCTGTCGCTGTTCGTCGGGGTCGGTGCCTGTGGCGCGTTCACGACGTTCTCGTCGTTCTCGGTCGATACGGTCCGGTTGGTGGAAAACGAGTCGGCCGCCCTCGCCGCGATCTACGCGGGGGTGAACGTCGCGCTCTCGGTTGGGGCTGTCCTCGCGGCCGCGCTCGTCGCGACAGTATAG
- a CDS encoding fluoride efflux transporter FluC, giving the protein MTTSRPLAIGLIALGGFLGSIARYGVALLTPGLLATFAVNVTGSFALGYVFYTTATSDRISPRVRLFVATGFLSSYTTYSTFALETATASPLWGVLNALGNYACGFAAVLVGRHLALGGSR; this is encoded by the coding sequence ATGACGACCTCGCGACCGCTCGCCATCGGACTGATCGCGCTCGGGGGGTTTCTCGGTTCGATCGCCCGATACGGCGTAGCCTTGCTCACGCCCGGGCTGCTGGCGACGTTCGCGGTCAACGTCACCGGCAGTTTCGCGCTCGGGTACGTCTTCTACACGACGGCGACCAGCGACCGGATCTCCCCGCGGGTACGGCTGTTCGTTGCGACCGGCTTTCTCTCCTCGTACACCACCTACAGCACCTTCGCCCTCGAAACGGCGACCGCATCGCCGCTGTGGGGGGTCCTAAACGCACTCGGAAACTACGCCTGTGGGTTCGCCGCGGTCCTCGTGGGGCGACACCTCGCGCTCGGAGGGTCACGATGA
- a CDS encoding AIR synthase family protein translates to MIGKLDLDRLSEVFARTGVDDEDVLVGPAYGEDTAAIRIGEQLLVVNTDPVSLAAERIGEIGLHVACNDVAASGGEPRWLTAAVFLPDDASLDAVVTQLDEAAREVGVSIVGGHTEYAPERDRPLVALTCLGLADEYVPTGGAKPGDAVILTKGAGIEGTAILATDFRGSVSLPSELLDRGAALFSELSVLPEARILREDATAMHDPTEGGLVDGTLELAVASDVCVEIERDRVPVRESTRELCGAMDVDPLKVFGSGALLATIPEELVEQALAALDSAGIEAGAIGTVREGEPALSLDGKRITEPVRDDLYELWA, encoded by the coding sequence ATGATCGGTAAACTCGATCTCGATCGCCTGTCCGAGGTGTTCGCCCGGACGGGCGTCGACGACGAGGACGTGCTGGTCGGTCCGGCCTACGGAGAGGACACCGCCGCGATCCGTATCGGCGAGCAGCTGCTCGTGGTCAACACCGACCCCGTCTCGCTGGCCGCCGAACGCATCGGCGAGATCGGCCTTCACGTCGCCTGCAACGACGTCGCCGCCTCGGGCGGCGAGCCCCGCTGGCTCACCGCGGCGGTCTTCCTGCCCGACGACGCCTCGCTCGACGCCGTCGTAACGCAGCTCGACGAGGCGGCCCGCGAGGTCGGCGTCTCGATCGTCGGCGGCCACACGGAGTACGCCCCCGAACGCGACCGCCCGCTCGTGGCGCTCACCTGTCTCGGCCTCGCCGACGAGTACGTCCCGACGGGAGGTGCGAAACCGGGTGACGCCGTGATCCTCACCAAGGGCGCGGGAATCGAGGGCACGGCCATCCTCGCGACCGATTTTCGAGGGTCGGTCTCCCTTCCCTCGGAGCTCCTCGATCGCGGGGCGGCGCTGTTTTCGGAGCTGAGCGTCCTCCCCGAGGCCCGAATCCTCCGCGAGGACGCCACCGCGATGCACGACCCGACCGAGGGCGGGCTGGTCGACGGCACGCTCGAACTCGCGGTCGCCTCCGACGTGTGCGTCGAGATCGAGCGCGACCGTGTCCCGGTCCGCGAGAGTACCCGCGAGCTTTGCGGGGCGATGGACGTCGACCCGCTGAAGGTATTCGGCTCGGGCGCGCTACTGGCGACGATACCCGAGGAACTGGTCGAACAGGCGCTCGCCGCGCTCGATTCGGCGGGGATCGAGGCGGGCGCGATCGGCACGGTACGGGAGGGTGAACCTGCCCTCTCGCTCGACGGCAAGCGGATCACCGAGCCGGTCCGGGACGACCTCTACGAGCTATGGGCGTAG
- a CDS encoding glutaredoxin family protein produces the protein MTEPTEITVYTREDCHLCAEAIGTIEDVAEETDADVDLALVDVDEAGLEAEYGERVPYVFVEGRPAFKYRVDPDELRAKLRP, from the coding sequence GTGACCGAACCAACCGAGATCACCGTCTACACCCGCGAGGACTGCCACCTGTGTGCGGAGGCGATCGGGACGATCGAGGACGTGGCCGAGGAGACTGATGCCGACGTGGATCTCGCCCTCGTGGACGTCGACGAGGCGGGCCTCGAAGCGGAGTACGGCGAGCGCGTTCCCTACGTGTTCGTGGAGGGGCGCCCCGCGTTCAAGTACCGCGTCGATCCCGACGAGCTTCGGGCGAAACTACGCCCATAG
- a CDS encoding Gfo/Idh/MocA family protein, whose translation MSQQPIRLGVVGLGFMGQVHAENTEQFGHDVVAGTDLDGEARENFADRFDAATYEEFERMYDEEDLDAVAVSVPNKFHEPAVVAALERGLDVLCEKPLAHTLDSAERIGAAARDSEGFCAVNFHNRLSAAAEMVKGYDEEGMFGEITHIRGNYVRWRGVPGLGTWFTSKELAGGGALVDIGVHAIDFALYLLDFPAVEEVMGISRSNFAGRDDYADPEDWGTGDGEFDVEDSVTALIRCESGQTISLEVSWAASQEPTNEFTVRGTDAGARLSLGEEELEMFETGHQGTDHFVRSELEGSLPETGWAATDKLFAESVTRGEAPELNTVEQALTVQRVIDAIYRSAEEGTSVRVE comes from the coding sequence ATGAGTCAGCAGCCAATCCGACTCGGCGTCGTCGGTCTCGGGTTCATGGGACAGGTCCACGCCGAGAACACCGAGCAGTTCGGCCACGACGTGGTGGCCGGCACCGACCTCGACGGGGAGGCCCGCGAGAACTTCGCCGACCGGTTCGACGCGGCGACCTACGAGGAGTTCGAGCGGATGTACGACGAGGAGGACCTCGATGCGGTCGCGGTTTCGGTCCCGAACAAGTTCCACGAACCGGCGGTCGTTGCCGCGCTCGAACGCGGGCTTGACGTCCTCTGTGAGAAACCGCTCGCCCACACCCTCGATAGTGCGGAACGGATCGGTGCGGCCGCGCGCGATTCGGAGGGGTTCTGCGCGGTGAACTTCCACAACCGCCTGTCGGCGGCCGCGGAAATGGTCAAGGGCTACGACGAGGAGGGAATGTTCGGCGAGATCACCCACATCCGGGGCAACTACGTCCGCTGGCGGGGCGTTCCCGGACTGGGAACGTGGTTCACCTCGAAGGAACTCGCGGGCGGAGGCGCGCTCGTCGACATCGGCGTCCACGCCATCGACTTCGCGCTCTACCTGCTGGATTTCCCGGCCGTCGAGGAGGTCATGGGGATCAGCCGGTCGAACTTCGCGGGCCGCGATGACTACGCCGATCCCGAGGACTGGGGCACCGGCGACGGCGAGTTCGACGTCGAGGACTCCGTTACGGCGTTGATCCGGTGTGAGTCGGGCCAGACGATCTCGCTCGAAGTCTCGTGGGCCGCCTCTCAGGAGCCGACCAACGAGTTCACGGTCCGGGGCACCGACGCGGGCGCACGCCTCAGCCTCGGTGAGGAGGAGTTGGAGATGTTCGAGACCGGCCATCAGGGGACGGACCACTTCGTGCGCTCCGAACTGGAGGGGAGTCTCCCCGAAACGGGCTGGGCGGCGACGGACAAACTCTTCGCCGAAAGCGTCACCCGCGGCGAGGCACCCGAACTCAACACGGTCGAGCAGGCGCTGACCGTCCAGCGGGTCATCGACGCGATCTATCGCTCCGCGGAAGAAGGGACGTCGGTTCGAGTCGAGTAG
- a CDS encoding DoxX family protein — translation MSKDTPSLLGRLLFGGSLAALAYSNFQELEAMIGYADSKDVPEAERLVPFASGMLAFGSLAVILWRVPRLAAGAIAGFLVGVTPLMHDFWNAEGQERDTEQTNFLQNVALLGAALVFLGRANED, via the coding sequence ATGAGCAAGGACACACCGTCGCTGCTCGGCCGACTCCTGTTCGGCGGGAGTCTCGCCGCGCTCGCGTACAGCAATTTCCAGGAACTCGAAGCCATGATCGGCTACGCCGACTCGAAGGACGTCCCCGAAGCCGAGAGACTAGTCCCCTTCGCGAGCGGGATGCTCGCTTTCGGCAGCCTCGCCGTGATCCTCTGGCGGGTCCCCCGACTGGCCGCCGGCGCGATCGCCGGCTTCCTCGTCGGCGTGACGCCGCTGATGCACGACTTCTGGAACGCGGAAGGCCAGGAGCGCGACACCGAACAGACGAACTTCCTGCAGAACGTCGCACTTCTCGGCGCGGCGCTCGTCTTCCTCGGTCGAGCCAACGAGGACTGA
- a CDS encoding DUF7563 family protein, with product MPTCATCGEHVTGRFQRVFAGNDGEVHGCPACTDMTAIINGAPARR from the coding sequence ATGCCAACCTGTGCCACATGCGGCGAACACGTAACTGGGCGGTTCCAACGTGTGTTCGCCGGAAACGACGGCGAAGTCCACGGCTGTCCGGCCTGTACCGATATGACCGCAATCATCAACGGTGCGCCGGCCCGACGGTAG
- the thiE gene encoding thiamine phosphate synthase, translating to MSRAYSTYLVTEADLSAGRSTREIVAAAIDGGIDAVQLREKHTTARERYELGMELREQTREAGIDLLVNDRVDIAAAIDADGVHLGTDDLPIDAARSILGHDAVIGRSVSTVEGARAAKASGADYLGVGAVFTTTSKADVEATNNGIGVERVAEIASAVDVPVVGIGGVTAENAASVIEAGADGVAVISAITAAEDSVNATHELRTAVERRLEGR from the coding sequence GTGAGTCGAGCTTACAGCACATATCTCGTAACGGAGGCGGACCTCTCGGCGGGACGTTCGACCCGCGAGATCGTTGCGGCGGCCATCGACGGGGGAATCGACGCCGTCCAGCTACGGGAGAAGCACACGACCGCCCGCGAGCGGTACGAACTCGGGATGGAACTGAGGGAGCAGACCCGCGAGGCGGGGATCGACCTGCTGGTCAACGACCGCGTCGACATCGCGGCCGCGATCGACGCCGACGGCGTCCATCTAGGTACCGACGACCTCCCGATCGACGCTGCGAGGTCGATACTCGGCCACGATGCCGTCATCGGGCGCTCGGTTTCGACGGTGGAGGGAGCGCGGGCGGCGAAAGCGAGCGGGGCCGACTACCTTGGGGTGGGGGCGGTCTTCACCACCACCTCGAAAGCGGACGTCGAGGCAACGAACAACGGGATCGGCGTCGAGCGCGTCGCGGAAATCGCATCGGCGGTCGACGTCCCGGTGGTGGGGATCGGCGGCGTAACTGCTGAGAACGCCGCGTCGGTGATCGAGGCGGGAGCGGACGGCGTCGCCGTCATCTCAGCGATCACGGCCGCCGAGGACTCCGTCAATGCGACTCACGAACTGCGAACGGCCGTCGAGCGCAGACTGGAAGGACGGTGA
- a CDS encoding helix-turn-helix transcriptional regulator: MHRIIEQSSTLPLSVPNPLSAIVEWVTAVGIGLLIVYGSVSAWRRYEDASTDEPSAEVTHRSAPSKDVLTNEEQVLRLLDDNAGRMRQTRIVESTGWSKAKVSMLLSEMESDGAIGKLRVGRENIISRPGFEPDATRSALELEA; the protein is encoded by the coding sequence ATGCATCGGATAATTGAACAATCTTCGACGTTGCCACTGTCGGTTCCGAATCCGCTGTCGGCGATCGTAGAGTGGGTGACGGCGGTCGGGATCGGACTCCTGATCGTATACGGAAGTGTCAGCGCATGGCGCCGATACGAGGACGCCTCGACGGACGAACCGTCCGCAGAGGTCACGCATCGATCGGCCCCGTCGAAGGACGTTCTCACGAACGAAGAACAGGTACTGCGGCTGCTCGACGATAACGCCGGTCGGATGCGCCAGACGCGGATCGTCGAATCGACCGGCTGGTCGAAGGCGAAGGTGAGCATGCTGCTTTCGGAGATGGAATCGGACGGGGCGATCGGCAAGCTCCGGGTGGGACGCGAGAACATCATCAGTCGACCCGGTTTCGAGCCCGATGCGACTCGATCGGCGCTCGAGTTGGAGGCCTGA
- a CDS encoding SDR family oxidoreductase, which yields METLSLEGRTALLTGASSGIGTAAAHALAREGVDLALAARREERLNDLADDLAEYGIETLVVPTDVRDEESVEAMVDETVERFGGLDVLLNNAGLGRGGAVESLSTEDYRLMQDTNVDGMFFATRAALPHLKESEGNLIFIGSFAGHFPRPSNPVYAATKWWTRGFAHSVQASVGDEDVAVSVINPSEVRTEFGSASGESFEERFGEGEVTEPEEIADAVVFAAGQQNSTVSELDLYRRDKFENF from the coding sequence ATGGAGACGCTCTCGCTCGAAGGACGTACGGCACTGCTGACCGGCGCGAGTTCAGGGATCGGAACCGCCGCGGCCCACGCACTGGCCCGCGAAGGGGTGGATCTCGCGCTCGCTGCACGCCGCGAGGAACGGCTGAACGATCTCGCCGACGATCTCGCCGAGTACGGCATCGAAACGCTCGTCGTTCCGACGGACGTCCGGGACGAGGAAAGCGTCGAGGCGATGGTCGACGAGACGGTCGAGCGCTTCGGCGGTCTCGACGTCCTCTTGAACAACGCGGGGCTCGGCCGGGGCGGCGCGGTCGAATCGCTCTCGACTGAGGACTATCGTCTCATGCAGGACACCAACGTCGACGGGATGTTCTTCGCGACGCGGGCGGCCCTGCCGCACCTGAAGGAGTCGGAGGGCAACCTGATCTTCATCGGGAGTTTCGCCGGGCACTTCCCCCGGCCGTCGAACCCGGTCTACGCGGCGACCAAATGGTGGACCCGGGGGTTCGCTCACAGCGTTCAAGCCAGCGTCGGCGACGAAGACGTCGCGGTCTCGGTGATCAACCCCTCGGAGGTACGGACGGAGTTCGGGAGCGCCTCGGGCGAGTCCTTCGAGGAGCGATTCGGGGAGGGCGAGGTCACCGAGCCCGAGGAGATCGCCGACGCGGTCGTCTTCGCCGCGGGCCAGCAGAACTCGACGGTGAGCGAACTCGACCTCTATCGACGCGACAAGTTCGAGAACTTCTGA
- a CDS encoding right-handed parallel beta-helix repeat-containing protein, with the protein MLQTVGGAALSFGLVGTAAADEEYGTVVDMVEVGADPTGSEPIDDVFHEYAGDDTLLRFPEGRYRANDLSLYALSEFAMVGKGDVTLVPGEDYDEELWIGGAETRNLRIENFTIDATHEGVAPEVVVSATDGLVVRDLRKEGFHDGGTAFGFRTLDEDGHSLIENLQATDGGSGTGVYVNTTGSITFRDCEIEGFADNGLYASHSSGPVSVEGGHYANSNVAQIRLGSAGSSVEDCEVVVDEQPDGFGNMRGIRIADGSGPVGIENCEISVENGQGTGAVVGAYSGGSFDLRNTRIHVGEEYTTRRSDGSRTSYAVYVDDATAVDAGTRTIENVSVTGGGSYRGAMRFSRDDNTIENVCISQSGTRRNGIVFEGAGDNEVTDTMIDVTGEAVVLNDGSTADETGIDTAGSCPLPDTGSDD; encoded by the coding sequence GTGTTACAGACGGTCGGTGGGGCCGCACTCTCGTTCGGACTGGTCGGGACGGCGGCGGCCGACGAGGAGTACGGGACCGTCGTCGACATGGTCGAGGTCGGAGCCGACCCCACCGGATCCGAGCCGATCGACGACGTCTTTCACGAATACGCCGGGGACGACACCTTGCTCCGGTTCCCCGAGGGTCGATACCGGGCGAACGACCTCAGCCTCTACGCGCTTTCGGAGTTCGCCATGGTCGGGAAGGGCGACGTCACGCTGGTCCCGGGCGAGGACTACGACGAGGAGCTCTGGATCGGCGGGGCCGAGACCCGGAACCTCCGGATCGAGAACTTCACGATCGACGCGACCCACGAGGGCGTCGCCCCCGAGGTCGTCGTCAGCGCCACCGACGGCCTCGTGGTCCGCGATCTCCGGAAGGAGGGCTTTCACGATGGCGGGACGGCCTTCGGATTCCGGACGCTCGACGAGGACGGCCACAGCCTGATCGAGAACCTGCAGGCGACCGACGGCGGCTCAGGGACGGGCGTCTACGTCAACACGACCGGTTCGATCACGTTTCGGGACTGTGAGATCGAGGGCTTCGCGGACAACGGGCTGTACGCCTCCCATTCCTCGGGGCCCGTCTCCGTCGAGGGCGGGCACTACGCCAACAGCAACGTGGCGCAGATTCGTCTGGGGAGCGCCGGCAGTTCCGTCGAGGACTGCGAGGTCGTCGTCGACGAGCAGCCCGACGGGTTCGGGAACATGCGCGGCATCCGAATCGCGGACGGCTCCGGTCCCGTGGGTATCGAGAACTGCGAGATCAGCGTCGAGAATGGCCAAGGAACGGGCGCCGTCGTCGGCGCGTATTCGGGCGGTTCATTCGATCTGCGGAACACCCGCATCCACGTCGGCGAGGAGTACACTACCCGTCGCTCGGACGGCTCGCGCACCAGCTACGCGGTCTACGTCGACGACGCCACCGCCGTCGACGCTGGTACGAGAACGATCGAGAACGTCTCGGTCACCGGTGGTGGGAGCTACCGGGGTGCGATGCGCTTCTCGCGCGATGACAACACGATCGAGAACGTCTGTATCAGCCAATCGGGGACGCGCCGGAACGGCATCGTCTTCGAGGGTGCGGGCGACAACGAGGTCACCGACACGATGATCGACGTGACTGGCGAGGCGGTCGTGCTGAACGACGGGTCCACCGCCGACGAGACCGGGATCGACACCGCAGGGAGCTGTCCGCTTCCCGATACCGGCTCCGACGACTGA
- a CDS encoding CaiB/BaiF CoA transferase family protein — MTGEARDATGEGPLSGLTVLDCSQVLVGPFCTMQLGDLGAEVIKVERPGVGDQTRGWHPPRFGEEGPSAYFASVNRNKRSATLDLGSEAGQEVLRTLAAEADVLVENFRVGTMENWGLGYEALGEVNPELIYCSLSGYGEWGPDSEKPAYDLMIQAEGGMMSITGESGGDPVRVGVAIADIGAGMYATQSILAALLARELRDTGGQKIDVSLLDAQAAWMSYMATNYFASGEIPGKMGSAHPTIVPYQAFETRDGHVVVAAASEKLWRAFCRAIGREDLAEEGRFETNADRVEHREELVPILERELATLTTEEAVELLIDHDVPARAVNDMADVFDHPQIAARGMRREVVGPSGSIEMPGSPMFLSETTTSIRRHPPELGEHTEEILRETGYVAEEIDRLRAEDVV, encoded by the coding sequence ATGACCGGCGAGGCCCGCGACGCGACGGGTGAGGGGCCCCTGTCGGGGCTCACCGTGCTGGACTGCTCGCAGGTGCTCGTCGGGCCGTTCTGTACGATGCAGCTCGGGGATCTGGGCGCGGAGGTCATCAAGGTCGAACGGCCCGGCGTCGGCGATCAAACCAGGGGATGGCACCCCCCGCGCTTCGGCGAGGAGGGCCCGAGCGCCTACTTCGCGAGCGTCAACCGGAACAAGCGCTCGGCCACGCTGGACCTCGGGAGCGAGGCGGGCCAGGAGGTCCTGCGGACGCTGGCCGCCGAGGCCGACGTCCTCGTCGAGAACTTCCGGGTCGGAACCATGGAGAACTGGGGACTGGGATACGAGGCGCTCGGCGAGGTCAACCCCGAGCTGATCTACTGTTCGCTGTCGGGCTACGGCGAGTGGGGGCCGGATAGCGAAAAACCGGCCTACGACCTGATGATCCAGGCCGAGGGTGGGATGATGAGCATTACCGGCGAATCGGGCGGCGATCCCGTCCGCGTCGGCGTCGCCATCGCCGACATCGGCGCGGGGATGTACGCGACCCAGTCGATCCTCGCGGCGCTGCTGGCCCGCGAGCTGCGTGATACGGGCGGTCAGAAGATCGACGTGAGCCTGCTCGACGCCCAGGCGGCCTGGATGTCCTACATGGCGACGAACTACTTCGCGAGCGGCGAGATACCTGGAAAAATGGGCAGCGCCCACCCGACGATCGTGCCCTATCAGGCGTTCGAGACCCGCGACGGCCACGTCGTCGTCGCGGCGGCCTCGGAGAAGCTCTGGCGGGCGTTCTGCCGGGCGATCGGCCGCGAAGACCTCGCCGAAGAGGGGCGCTTCGAGACCAACGCAGACCGGGTCGAGCACCGCGAGGAGCTGGTCCCGATCCTCGAACGCGAGCTCGCGACTCTCACGACCGAGGAGGCGGTCGAACTCCTGATCGACCACGACGTCCCCGCACGGGCGGTCAACGACATGGCCGACGTCTTTGACCATCCCCAGATCGCCGCCCGCGGCATGCGTCGAGAGGTCGTGGGCCCATCAGGGAGCATCGAGATGCCCGGGAGCCCGATGTTCCTCTCGGAAACGACGACCTCGATTCGCCGTCATCCCCCAGAACTCGGCGAGCATACCGAGGAAATCCTCCGGGAGACCGGCTACGTTGCCGAGGAGATCGACAGGCTGCGCGCCGAGGACGTCGTCTGA
- the thyX gene encoding FAD-dependent thymidylate synthase, with translation MDVTLLEATEDPERVICLGARNDYMSGFVGDQPFEEVMESVNGQTLTEKKETLIGHLLSHGHFGPFEHPQITVAVKGISRSCMAQLTRHRHVSFDVQSMRYVAFDDVDPTEVRNGEMVVVPPSASDPDWVGRNQKSGAVDEETVNERKRVFTESVSRSVEEYQELLELGMAPEDARFVLPIGTEVNLVMSMNARMLMHVADMRAAADSQWEIRELTEKVLEIAAEWCPLTFAYYDEHMKGRKNRLAP, from the coding sequence ATGGACGTTACGCTGCTCGAAGCCACCGAGGACCCCGAGCGGGTCATCTGTCTTGGCGCGCGAAACGACTACATGAGCGGGTTCGTCGGCGATCAACCCTTCGAGGAGGTCATGGAAAGCGTCAACGGCCAGACGCTCACGGAGAAAAAGGAAACCCTGATCGGTCACCTGCTCTCGCACGGTCACTTCGGCCCGTTCGAACACCCCCAGATCACGGTCGCGGTCAAGGGGATCTCCCGGTCCTGTATGGCCCAGCTCACCCGCCATCGCCACGTGAGCTTCGACGTCCAGTCGATGCGCTACGTGGCCTTCGACGACGTGGATCCCACCGAGGTCCGAAACGGCGAGATGGTCGTCGTCCCGCCCTCGGCGAGCGATCCGGACTGGGTGGGTCGCAACCAGAAGAGCGGGGCGGTCGACGAGGAAACGGTGAACGAACGCAAGCGGGTGTTCACCGAGTCGGTCTCGCGGTCCGTCGAGGAGTACCAAGAGCTCCTCGAGCTCGGAATGGCCCCCGAGGACGCCCGGTTCGTCCTGCCGATCGGCACCGAAGTCAATCTCGTCATGTCGATGAACGCCCGTATGCTGATGCACGTCGCCGACATGCGCGCTGCCGCGGACAGCCAGTGGGAGATCCGGGAACTGACCGAGAAGGTACTGGAGATCGCCGCCGAGTGGTGTCCACTGACCTTCGCGTACTACGACGAGCACATGAAGGGCCGGAAGAACCGCCTCGCGCCATGA
- a CDS encoding DUF5827 family protein, whose product MPKPKDEFDGLYPCDFYTAEELFEPGEMYTVYEIGRLLQGLDPESELEPDTEAVLLDWAIPWVVANSEDLVVGNPVAEDQPGYYGLKREDDRRD is encoded by the coding sequence ATGCCCAAACCCAAAGACGAGTTCGACGGGCTGTATCCCTGTGATTTCTACACCGCAGAGGAGCTATTCGAGCCCGGGGAGATGTACACCGTCTACGAGATCGGGCGCCTGCTCCAGGGGCTCGATCCCGAGTCCGAACTCGAACCCGACACCGAGGCCGTTCTGTTGGACTGGGCGATCCCGTGGGTGGTTGCAAACAGCGAGGATCTGGTGGTCGGCAACCCCGTCGCGGAGGACCAACCGGGCTACTACGGGTTGAAACGCGAGGACGACCGCCGGGATTAG